The Bacteroidales bacterium DNA segment TTCATCGATAGGGATACGTATATGGTCGAATCCTAATGACCGGATAAATTTCACATCATCACGGGTAAAGTATTGGGCACGTTTTTCCCCGCGTGCAGCACTCTGGGACAACCAATGACTGATATTTACACCATTCTCTATCTTAAATGCCTGTTTCTCTTTTGCGCTTCCGAAAGAGAAAAATGGTAACAGCAAAAACAGAATGAAAAAACCTTTAGCGTTTGTGGAATATCTATTTTCCATTTGATCTTAATTATTGAGACTTGATGTAAAGGTATATTATTTTCCCTATCAGATCAATTCTTCTTATTATTTAAGCACTCAGTGCTACGTATTATTTTTTAAGTCGCATTGATAAAACGGATTACGCTCAGAAAGTATCCCATTAATTGTTTTACATTATTTAATAGCAAAAAAACAAAAGTAAGGTATCTTTCCTGTTGTATTCTTTTTGAGGACGAAATTTATAGCCATTAATCGGTGTACCAGGCTTTAAAATCCTGAACGCGGGCACGGCTGATGATTATTTTTTCAGGAGTAGGGACAGACAGGGTGATATATAATTTGCCGTCGAACCAACTGAAAATATCTTTTACCACATTGCGGGAAATGATAAACTGGCGGTTGGCACGGAAGAAAAGCAAAGGGTCGAGTTGCTTGAATACTTCATCCAGAGAAGAGTTCATCTGATACGCTTTATCGTTCATTGATACCATACGTGCCGTTTTATTCTCAGAATAAATATAAGCAATTTCAGAAATATCCAGTGTAAGGAATTTATCTTTATAGGGTATCAGAAAACGCGATTTATAGCCGCTCTTTTTGTTTTTGATCATATCAGCAAGTTCGGCCAGCATTTCACTATCAAGATTTTTCGATGTACTCAGATTCCTGTATTTCGTGATTGCCCTTTCCAGATCTTTTTTATTGATGGGTTTTAGTAAGTAATCAATGCTGTTTACCTCAAAAGCGTTTAACGCATACTGGTCATAAGCGGTAGTAAAAATAATGGGACATCCGATACTTGTTTTACTGAAAATAGAGAACGAAGAACCGTCTGATAGGTGAATATCCATAAATACCAGATCGGGCATCGGCTGGAATGTAAACCATTCAATACATTCTTCAACACTTTTAAGTACGGCTACAATTTCAATACTATTGTCGACCTGTTGAATCAATCTTTGCAGGTTTTGCGCTGCGATAATTTCATCTTCTACAATTACTGCCTTCATATTTTTAGAAATTAAGCATTGAGAATTGTTGTTTCTTCCAGTTGTTCTATCAATGGTATTTCGACCGAAAAAACGTCCTCACTATCCTCTGTTTTTATGTTTTTACCGAACATCAACATATATCGCTCCGATAAATTGGATAACCCGATGCCTGTTCCTGACTCAGGTTCCAGTTTGGGACTCTTGTTGTTTTTCACTTTAACAGTACCATCTTTAGTGGTTTCGATAGAAAGGTATAAAGGATATTTATCATTTATGGCGTTGTGTTTTACTGCATTTTCTATCAGTAATTGCATGCTTACCTGTAATATCAGGTAGGAACGGTATTTATCCTCGATTTTGTATTTCAATATGAAACTGTCCCCGTAACGGATTTTCATTAAATGAGCATAGGCTTCAACTAATTTGAGTTCTTCATCCAGTTCCACCAATTCTTTATTTTGGAGAATGAGCCTGAATGTCAACGAAAGATTCTGCAAATAATCATGGGCTTTATCATCATCATAGCCGATCAATCCGTCAAGCGTATTTAACGAATTGAACAGGAAATGCGGGTCGAGCTGATTTTTCAATGCTTCAAATCGGTTACGCATACTTTCCGCTTCGAATTTCTGTCCTCTGAGGATGGTGAATATGGAGAGAGTGATCAAAAATACGACAAAAGCATATATAAAGTCCTGCATCAGTTTTTTGTATATTACATTTCCCAGATACATAGTAGGATTGGACAACAATAAGTCGTACAGATAAGAAAAAAAGAAGCTCAGGGGCGGAGTGATCAGGAACAATCCCACAAGTATAGCAAGGTGCTTTTTATAGGGC contains these protein-coding regions:
- a CDS encoding histidine kinase, giving the protein MKYKFNPYSSKNALYISLAICLFYYLLIATTAALNYQTRSGVPSTSIISDTIISYVGSVILVFLQFKFSFWVVQKNMEPYKKHLAILVGLFLITPPLSFFFSYLYDLLLSNPTMYLGNVIYKKLMQDFIYAFVVFLITLSIFTILRGQKFEAESMRNRFEALKNQLDPHFLFNSLNTLDGLIGYDDDKAHDYLQNLSLTFRLILQNKELVELDEELKLVEAYAHLMKIRYGDSFILKYKIEDKYRSYLILQVSMQLLIENAVKHNAINDKYPLYLSIETTKDGTVKVKNNKSPKLEPESGTGIGLSNLSERYMLMFGKNIKTEDSEDVFSVEIPLIEQLEETTILNA
- a CDS encoding LytTR family DNA-binding domain-containing protein — protein: MKAVIVEDEIIAAQNLQRLIQQVDNSIEIVAVLKSVEECIEWFTFQPMPDLVFMDIHLSDGSSFSIFSKTSIGCPIIFTTAYDQYALNAFEVNSIDYLLKPINKKDLERAITKYRNLSTSKNLDSEMLAELADMIKNKKSGYKSRFLIPYKDKFLTLDISEIAYIYSENKTARMVSMNDKAYQMNSSLDEVFKQLDPLLFFRANRQFIISRNVVKDIFSWFDGKLYITLSVPTPEKIIISRARVQDFKAWYTD